One genomic window of Aliiroseovarius sp. M344 includes the following:
- a CDS encoding FAD-dependent oxidoreductase, whose protein sequence is MKTNVKALVVGGGAVGTSIAYHLAKAGWDDVMLIERDELTSGSTWHAAGLLPLFNMSYATTHIHDYSVKFYKQLEEETGLNAGFAVVGNLRMAQTDERMDEYQLYASTADTVGINYEFLTPDQIKERWPLIETSDLKGALYHTEDGYINPADVTQAMAKGARQRGVEIVRKMQADDFHWTGTHWEVTCTKMVEKGGNLIESDEQVVITAEHVVTASGNHAQRTAKMLGIKMPAIPVEHTFIVMDKDPELVKWREVGNPEHPVVRDADNESYAREERGGWILGIYERGAPARFEHGVPDSFRADLFPLDLDRIADQYMAMAERVPSCAESGLKDDFNGPICYTPDGNPLVGPAPGLRNMWLAEGFSFGITAAGGTGYYLAQMMVDGEAEIDMASLDPKRYSSNWMTTEFAARKNEECYEHVYILHHPDEERPAARPLRTSPAFDRQKEKGAQFGWVNGWERPNYYGPLDAPSNFDEESRSFRRGGWWQYAVDEAKAVREGVGLIDATAFTKHVVKGPGATQFLDWFTCNKLPRVGRINLTYALTAAGTTRTEYTIVRNGEDNYYLVSAGAWTEYDADFMRKAAEDKMEEFGYIEIQDVTTQWGVFAIAGPKSRDVLNEVIKDADPATALSNKRFPWLTARKIELGMCPVNAIRVAYTGELGWELHHPIEMQNYLWDLLVGAGEKHGMKLVGARAQNWLRQEKSYRAFGTELGRDATPAEADLPRFIDLEKDFHGKDEMVAKGIRSKCVTLLIDGPDDADPWGREALYDGDTKVGRLTSGGYSVAFEKSIGMGYVRPDLAVPGTKLKVKMQNKLWDAEVTVDSPYDPKNETIRKDG, encoded by the coding sequence ATGAAAACCAATGTTAAAGCGCTTGTTGTCGGCGGTGGAGCCGTCGGCACGTCGATAGCGTATCACCTTGCCAAAGCTGGCTGGGACGACGTGATGCTGATCGAGCGTGACGAGCTGACCTCTGGCTCGACTTGGCACGCTGCCGGTCTGCTGCCGCTTTTTAACATGTCCTATGCGACGACCCACATTCACGACTACTCGGTCAAGTTCTATAAGCAGCTTGAAGAAGAAACCGGCCTGAATGCTGGTTTCGCCGTGGTCGGCAACCTGCGGATGGCGCAGACAGATGAGCGGATGGACGAATACCAGCTTTACGCCTCAACCGCAGATACCGTGGGCATCAACTATGAATTCCTGACCCCGGATCAGATCAAAGAACGCTGGCCTCTGATCGAGACCTCGGACTTGAAAGGCGCGCTCTATCACACCGAAGATGGGTACATTAACCCGGCAGATGTGACCCAAGCGATGGCCAAAGGCGCCCGTCAGCGCGGCGTTGAAATCGTGCGCAAGATGCAGGCGGACGATTTCCACTGGACCGGCACCCACTGGGAGGTCACCTGCACCAAGATGGTGGAAAAGGGCGGCAACCTGATCGAGAGCGACGAGCAGGTCGTGATCACCGCCGAACACGTCGTTACCGCCTCGGGCAACCACGCGCAGCGCACTGCCAAGATGCTGGGCATCAAGATGCCCGCCATCCCGGTTGAACACACGTTCATTGTCATGGACAAAGACCCCGAGCTGGTGAAATGGCGCGAAGTCGGCAACCCCGAGCACCCGGTTGTGCGCGACGCCGACAACGAAAGCTATGCTCGTGAAGAACGTGGCGGCTGGATCCTAGGTATCTACGAGCGCGGAGCCCCGGCGCGCTTTGAGCATGGCGTGCCGGACAGCTTCCGCGCCGACCTGTTCCCGTTGGATCTGGACCGCATCGCGGATCAGTACATGGCAATGGCCGAACGCGTGCCCTCCTGCGCGGAAAGCGGGTTGAAAGACGATTTCAACGGCCCGATCTGCTACACCCCAGACGGCAACCCGCTGGTGGGTCCGGCTCCCGGTCTGCGCAATATGTGGCTGGCCGAAGGTTTCTCGTTCGGTATCACCGCCGCTGGCGGTACCGGTTACTACCTTGCCCAGATGATGGTCGATGGCGAGGCCGAGATCGACATGGCGTCGCTCGACCCCAAGCGGTATTCGTCCAATTGGATGACGACCGAGTTTGCAGCCCGCAAGAACGAAGAATGCTACGAGCATGTCTACATTCTGCACCACCCGGATGAAGAGCGTCCGGCGGCACGCCCACTGCGTACGTCGCCTGCGTTCGACCGCCAGAAAGAAAAAGGCGCTCAGTTTGGGTGGGTCAATGGTTGGGAGCGTCCGAACTATTACGGCCCGCTTGATGCACCGTCGAACTTCGACGAAGAAAGCCGTTCCTTCCGCCGTGGTGGTTGGTGGCAATATGCCGTGGATGAAGCCAAAGCCGTGCGCGAAGGCGTTGGCCTGATCGACGCGACCGCGTTCACCAAGCATGTGGTCAAAGGCCCCGGCGCGACCCAGTTCCTAGACTGGTTCACTTGTAACAAACTTCCGCGCGTTGGCCGGATCAACCTGACCTATGCGCTGACAGCTGCCGGTACCACCCGCACCGAATACACCATCGTTCGCAATGGCGAGGATAACTACTACCTCGTCTCGGCGGGGGCATGGACCGAGTATGACGCTGACTTCATGCGCAAGGCCGCTGAAGATAAGATGGAGGAATTCGGCTATATTGAGATCCAGGACGTCACCACGCAATGGGGCGTGTTCGCTATCGCCGGCCCCAAGTCACGTGATGTCTTAAACGAGGTGATCAAAGATGCCGACCCTGCGACAGCTCTGTCCAACAAGCGGTTCCCATGGTTGACGGCGCGCAAGATCGAATTGGGTATGTGTCCGGTCAATGCAATTCGTGTGGCCTATACCGGAGAGCTGGGCTGGGAGCTTCACCACCCGATTGAGATGCAAAACTATCTGTGGGATCTGCTGGTCGGCGCAGGCGAGAAACACGGTATGAAACTGGTCGGTGCCCGCGCTCAAAACTGGTTGCGGCAGGAGAAATCCTATCGTGCATTCGGCACTGAACTAGGCCGCGACGCGACGCCAGCCGAGGCTGATCTGCCGCGTTTTATCGACCTTGAGAAGGATTTCCACGGCAAGGACGAAATGGTTGCCAAAGGGATCCGTTCAAAATGCGTGACGCTGTTGATCGACGGGCCGGACGATGCTGATCCGTGGGGCCGCGAGGCGCTTTACGACGGCGACACCAAGGTGGGTCGATTGACCTCGGGCGGCTATTCTGTGGCGTTCGAGAAGTCGATTGGCATGGGCTATGTACGCCCTGATCTGGCGGTGCCGGGCACAAAGCTCAAGGTGAAGATGCAGAACAAACTCTGGGACGCAGAGGTCACCGTCGACAGCCCCTACGATCCAAAGAACGAGACGATCCGCAAAGACGGGTGA
- a CDS encoding GFA family protein, producing MSDKINGACHCGAVTFEVSPPEFAVSCNCSMCRRYAALWAHCPPNEGAVLTGHDHLDAYSWADHMIDFQSCKTCGCVTHWSSAENTDQKRIAVNLRMASLEVINSLHIRHFDGADTWEFLD from the coding sequence ATGTCCGACAAAATCAATGGTGCCTGCCACTGCGGCGCCGTCACATTCGAAGTCAGCCCGCCAGAATTTGCAGTGTCCTGCAATTGCTCGATGTGTCGTCGTTATGCTGCGCTGTGGGCACATTGTCCGCCGAATGAGGGCGCTGTTCTGACCGGCCATGACCACTTAGACGCATACAGCTGGGCGGATCATATGATCGACTTCCAAAGTTGTAAGACATGCGGCTGTGTCACCCATTGGAGTTCGGCTGAAAACACCGACCAGAAACGGATCGCGGTGAACCTGCGCATGGCTTCGCTGGAAGTGATCAATTCGCTGCACATCCGGCATTTCGATGGCGCGGATACTTGGGAATTCCTAGACTGA
- the trxC gene encoding thioredoxin TrxC, whose amino-acid sequence MASSAKMTCLDCGSVNRVPIDKLTAGPKCGTCGAKLIDGKVRELDPATLTKAAKNDGTPLLVDFWAPWCGPCRTMAPSFAQAARAMAPQVRFAKINTEDHPKVSMQNNIRGIPALILYQNGKEIARHAGAIPANAIEAFVRKNANI is encoded by the coding sequence ATGGCCTCTTCCGCTAAGATGACTTGCCTTGATTGCGGTTCTGTAAACCGCGTGCCCATCGACAAACTTACTGCAGGGCCGAAATGTGGCACATGCGGCGCAAAGCTTATCGATGGCAAAGTCCGCGAACTGGATCCAGCCACGTTGACCAAGGCCGCCAAGAATGACGGCACTCCGCTATTGGTCGATTTCTGGGCGCCATGGTGTGGACCCTGCCGAACAATGGCCCCTTCATTTGCGCAAGCCGCGCGGGCTATGGCGCCTCAGGTTCGGTTTGCGAAAATCAACACCGAAGATCACCCCAAAGTATCAATGCAGAACAACATTCGGGGCATCCCGGCCTTGATCCTGTATCAGAATGGTAAGGAAATCGCCCGCCACGCCGGGGCCATTCCAGCCAACGCAATCGAGGCGTTTGTCCGAAAAAACGCCAACATCTAA
- a CDS encoding Lrp/AsnC family transcriptional regulator, which produces MHIFDDLDRNLIAILREDGRAPISKLAEILGVSRATVQARLDRLLDSGAVLGFTVRARQDHGPDGVHAIMMIEVSGRSTTAVIKRLRGLPELRSLHSTNGKWDLIAQLTAESLTDFDRVLRDVRVVDGITNSETSILLSTV; this is translated from the coding sequence ATGCATATTTTCGATGACCTTGATCGCAATCTGATCGCCATCCTGCGGGAAGATGGTCGCGCTCCGATATCCAAACTCGCCGAAATCCTTGGCGTGTCTCGCGCCACCGTTCAGGCGCGGCTTGACCGCTTGCTGGACAGTGGCGCTGTCCTGGGATTCACCGTCCGCGCCCGGCAGGATCATGGCCCGGACGGTGTGCATGCAATCATGATGATCGAGGTGTCGGGCCGGTCGACCACTGCAGTGATCAAACGCCTGCGAGGCCTGCCAGAGCTGCGCAGCCTGCATTCAACCAATGGGAAATGGGATCTTATTGCGCAGTTAACTGCTGAAAGCCTGACCGATTTTGACCGTGTACTGCGCGATGTACGGGTGGTAGACGGCATTACCAACAGTGAAACGAGTATTTTGCTGAGCACCGTTTGA
- the ctlX gene encoding citrulline utilization hydrolase CtlX, whose protein sequence is MPQTSLQAPSAVIMIRPQHFHPNAETARDNSFQTEAPAGAAVDLAAQAQVEIDNAVQALRNAGVQVHLFDDPRDDRPDAVFPNNWFSTHPGGHVAVYPMYSQNRRIERRADVLEMLKHRYRVQDIIDYSGLEQDGLFLEGTGAMVLDHVERVAYAARSKRTSEVLLERFCTHFNYEPMVFDACDAEGLPIYHTNVLMCIGTDVALIGLETIADTARREELRDRLAQGDREIIELTQDQIANFAGNAIELQGCDGRLLAMSTRAFEALRPDQRQRIETHLNILPLDIPTIEMAGGSVRCTIAGIHLSPRPQLNPNGEAK, encoded by the coding sequence ATGCCGCAGACTTCGCTTCAGGCGCCAAGCGCCGTGATCATGATCCGCCCACAGCATTTTCATCCCAATGCTGAGACAGCGCGGGATAACAGTTTTCAGACCGAAGCACCTGCCGGAGCGGCGGTAGATTTGGCCGCGCAAGCACAGGTCGAAATCGACAATGCCGTGCAGGCCCTGCGCAATGCTGGGGTTCAGGTTCACCTGTTTGATGATCCGCGCGATGATCGCCCGGATGCCGTTTTCCCGAACAATTGGTTCTCGACCCATCCCGGTGGGCATGTGGCGGTGTATCCAATGTATTCCCAGAATCGCCGGATCGAGCGGCGTGCGGACGTGCTTGAGATGCTCAAGCATCGCTATCGCGTGCAGGACATCATCGACTATTCCGGGCTGGAGCAGGACGGGCTGTTTCTTGAAGGCACCGGGGCCATGGTGCTGGATCACGTGGAACGGGTGGCCTATGCCGCGCGGTCCAAGCGCACCAGCGAGGTGCTGTTGGAACGGTTCTGCACCCATTTCAACTATGAGCCTATGGTATTTGATGCCTGTGACGCGGAAGGTCTGCCGATCTATCATACCAACGTGTTGATGTGCATTGGCACGGATGTGGCGTTGATCGGGCTGGAGACCATCGCCGACACGGCCCGTCGCGAAGAACTGCGCGACCGCTTGGCGCAAGGGGACCGCGAGATCATTGAACTGACGCAAGACCAGATTGCCAATTTCGCAGGCAACGCGATTGAGCTTCAGGGCTGTGATGGTCGACTGCTGGCGATGTCGACGCGTGCGTTTGAGGCTTTGCGACCGGACCAACGCCAGCGGATCGAAACGCATTTGAATATTCTGCCGCTGGACATTCCGACGATAGAAATGGCTGGTGGCTCGGTACGATGTACCATTGCAGGCATTCACCTTAGCCCACGCCCACAATTGAACCCGAACGGAGAGGCCAAATGA
- the rocF gene encoding arginase gives MTNIHLLGAPMEEGAGRRGCIMGPAAYRTAGLAEELASLGHDVVDLGDAQRDVVESIETEHTHLKFLPEVAGWSRSLHRHAFDLAHQDVLPIYLGGDHALSLGTVTGHVAAAAAMGRPQYVLWLDAHSDFNIPASSPSGNIHGMPVAFACGLDGFPDVLGKPLPARLDPLNVCMIGLRSVDGMERDLLQSSGVQTYDMRSIDENGVAKLLLPFLDQVAQTNGLLHVSLDVDFIEPDIAPAVGTTVPGGATFREAHHIMEMLHDSGLVSSLDLVELNPFLDDRGRTARLMVDLTASLFGRRVLDRRTQSY, from the coding sequence ATGACAAATATTCACCTGCTCGGCGCGCCGATGGAAGAAGGCGCGGGTCGCCGGGGCTGTATTATGGGGCCAGCGGCCTATCGCACTGCGGGCTTGGCCGAGGAGCTGGCGTCACTGGGCCACGACGTGGTCGATCTGGGCGACGCGCAGCGTGATGTGGTCGAGTCCATCGAAACCGAACACACGCACCTGAAATTCCTGCCTGAAGTCGCAGGTTGGTCACGCAGTCTGCATCGCCATGCCTTTGATCTGGCGCACCAAGATGTGCTGCCAATTTATCTTGGCGGTGATCATGCGCTGTCATTGGGAACCGTGACCGGCCACGTGGCGGCGGCTGCCGCAATGGGCCGTCCGCAATATGTGCTGTGGTTGGATGCGCATTCCGATTTCAACATTCCCGCCTCCTCGCCGAGCGGCAACATCCACGGGATGCCCGTGGCATTTGCCTGTGGCCTTGACGGCTTTCCTGACGTGCTGGGCAAACCGCTTCCCGCGCGTCTTGACCCATTGAATGTTTGCATGATCGGTCTGCGGTCGGTTGACGGGATGGAGCGCGACCTTTTGCAGTCGTCGGGCGTTCAGACCTATGACATGCGCTCGATCGACGAGAACGGCGTGGCCAAGCTTCTGTTGCCGTTTCTGGACCAGGTCGCGCAGACGAACGGGCTGCTGCATGTCAGCCTTGATGTGGACTTCATCGAGCCCGACATCGCCCCGGCGGTCGGCACCACCGTTCCCGGTGGCGCAACCTTCCGCGAAGCCCATCACATCATGGAGATGCTTCACGACAGTGGCCTTGTCAGCTCGCTTGATCTGGTCGAGCTGAACCCGTTTCTTGACGACCGCGGCCGCACCGCCCGGTTGATGGTCGACCTGACCGCGAGCTTGTTTGGCCGCCGTGTTCTGGATCGCCGCACGCAAAGCTATTGA
- a CDS encoding ornithine cyclodeaminase: MPPLPSELAYVPFVSVEHMMGLVHHIGIEKVLIELADEIEADFRRWELFDKTPRVASHSDVGVIELMPTSDGEMYGFKYVNGHPKNTKEGLQTVTAFGLLADVNSGYPKLLSEMTVLTALRTAATSAMVGKHLAPKGATTMAMIGNGAQSEFQCLAFKAICGIDTVRLFDVDPAATEKCARNLAGQGLTVVPCKTGEESMEGAQIITTCTADKQYATILTDNMIGEGVHINAIGGDCPGKTELHRDILLRSNIFVEYPEQTWIEGEIQQLDKDHKITELWQVITGQAAGRRTDKEITLFDSVGFAIEDFSALRYILKSIEGTEFFTQLDMLADPDDPRDLFGMLERSKA; the protein is encoded by the coding sequence ATGCCACCACTACCCTCTGAACTTGCTTATGTGCCTTTCGTGTCGGTCGAACACATGATGGGGCTTGTCCATCATATCGGTATCGAGAAGGTGTTGATCGAACTCGCCGACGAAATCGAAGCCGATTTCAGGCGGTGGGAGTTGTTCGACAAAACCCCACGCGTGGCCAGCCACTCGGATGTTGGGGTGATCGAGCTTATGCCGACCTCGGATGGCGAGATGTATGGGTTCAAATACGTGAACGGCCACCCGAAGAACACCAAGGAAGGGCTGCAAACCGTCACAGCGTTCGGACTTCTTGCTGACGTGAACAGCGGCTATCCCAAGCTTCTTAGCGAGATGACAGTGCTGACAGCGCTGCGCACGGCTGCGACCTCGGCGATGGTCGGCAAGCATCTGGCCCCAAAAGGTGCGACCACGATGGCGATGATTGGCAATGGTGCGCAATCGGAATTCCAGTGTCTGGCCTTCAAGGCGATCTGCGGCATTGACACGGTGCGCCTTTTTGATGTCGACCCCGCCGCGACCGAGAAATGCGCGCGCAATCTCGCCGGGCAGGGCCTGACCGTCGTGCCGTGTAAGACGGGCGAAGAAAGCATGGAAGGCGCGCAGATCATCACGACCTGCACCGCCGACAAACAATATGCCACGATCCTGACCGACAACATGATCGGCGAGGGGGTGCATATCAACGCCATCGGCGGAGACTGTCCGGGTAAGACCGAACTTCACCGCGATATCCTTCTGCGCTCGAACATCTTCGTAGAATACCCCGAACAGACATGGATCGAGGGCGAAATTCAGCAGCTGGATAAAGACCACAAAATCACCGAGCTTTGGCAAGTGATCACCGGTCAGGCAGCAGGCCGCCGCACTGACAAAGAAATCACATTGTTCGACAGCGTTGGTTTCGCAATCGAGGATTTCTCGGCCTTGCGCTACATCCTCAAGTCGATCGAAGGCACGGAGTTCTTTACCCAGCTTGATATGCTGGCAGACCCGGATGACCCGCGCGATCTGTTCGGAATGCTGGAGCGGTCGAAAGCCTAA
- the gcvP gene encoding aminomethyl-transferring glycine dehydrogenase yields MPFAPTGYKPYDFANRRHIGPSPNEMDEMFKTVGVRDLDDLISQTMPDSIRQNEALDWGPALSEREALHKMRYTAAKNQVMRSLLGQGYHGTVTPPAIQRNILENPAWYTAYTPYQPEISQGRLEALLNFQTMISDLTGLEIANASLLDEATACAEAMTMGQRIAKSKAKKFFVDEACHPQNIAVMKTRAAPLGIEIVIGDPEDDLVADDVFGAIFQYPGTYGRVRDFTDQITALHAANAVGIVSADPLALTVLKEPGAMGADIAVGSSQRFGVPMGFGGPHAAYMATADKHKRNMPGRLIGVSVDARGNQAYRLSLQTREQHIRREKATSNVCTAQALLAVMAGFYAVFHGPEGLKAIAQDVHLKTVRLAKGLEDAGFTITSKHFFDTITVHVGALQNTVLKSAREEGINLRPVDSEYVGITLDEATRPAVIEGVWRAFGITRSYDDSDNEYRLPDDSLRTSEYLTHPVFHMNRAETEMMRYMRRLADRDLALDRAMIPLGSCTMKLNAAAEMMPVTWREFAYIHPMAPDSQIGGYIEMIEDLKQKLCLITGYDDMSMQPNSGAQGEYAGLLTIQAYHRANGQGDRNICLIPISAHGTNPASAHMVDMDVVVVKSAPNGDIDLDDFRAKAEAAGDKLAACMITYPSTHGVFEATVREVCQIVHDHGGQVYIDGANLNAMVGLSKLGEIGGDVSHLNLHKTFAIPHGGGGPGMGPIGVKAHLAPHLPGNGLIGEEGAVSAAPFGSGSILPISWAYVLMMGGDGLTQATKVAILNGNYIAARLKGAFDVLFTGNNGRVAHECIIDTRPYADSAGVTVDDIAKRLIDNGFHAPTMSWPVAGTLMIEPTESETKAELDRFCDAMLAIREEIREIEDGKIDPENNPLKNAPHTYVDLVGEWDRPYTREQGCFPAGSFRVDKYWSPVNRVDNAYGDRHLVCTCPPLSDYADES; encoded by the coding sequence ATGCCCTTCGCGCCCACTGGTTACAAACCCTATGACTTCGCCAACCGCCGCCATATTGGCCCGTCGCCCAACGAGATGGACGAGATGTTCAAAACCGTCGGCGTCAGGGATCTGGACGATCTGATCAGCCAGACCATGCCCGACAGTATTCGCCAGAATGAAGCACTGGACTGGGGTCCGGCTTTGTCCGAACGCGAAGCGCTGCACAAGATGCGCTATACCGCCGCGAAGAACCAAGTCATGCGTTCGCTACTTGGTCAGGGGTATCACGGCACCGTCACGCCGCCCGCAATCCAGCGAAACATTCTGGAAAACCCAGCGTGGTACACGGCTTACACGCCCTATCAGCCCGAGATTTCGCAAGGCCGGCTTGAGGCGCTGCTGAACTTCCAGACTATGATTTCAGATCTGACGGGGCTGGAAATTGCCAACGCGTCGTTGCTGGACGAAGCCACCGCCTGTGCCGAAGCCATGACCATGGGGCAACGGATCGCCAAATCGAAAGCGAAGAAGTTCTTCGTCGACGAAGCCTGCCACCCACAGAATATTGCGGTGATGAAAACCCGCGCGGCCCCCCTTGGCATCGAGATCGTCATTGGCGACCCAGAGGATGATCTTGTCGCGGACGACGTCTTTGGTGCGATCTTCCAATATCCCGGCACTTATGGCCGTGTCCGAGATTTCACCGACCAGATCACCGCTTTGCACGCAGCAAACGCCGTTGGCATCGTGTCTGCCGATCCACTGGCCCTGACGGTCTTGAAAGAACCGGGCGCAATGGGGGCCGACATCGCCGTCGGATCATCGCAGCGTTTCGGTGTGCCGATGGGCTTTGGTGGTCCGCACGCGGCTTACATGGCCACCGCCGACAAGCACAAACGCAACATGCCCGGTCGTTTGATCGGTGTGTCAGTCGATGCGCGCGGCAATCAGGCTTACCGTCTGTCGCTGCAAACCCGCGAGCAACACATCCGCCGCGAGAAAGCCACCTCGAACGTCTGTACCGCTCAGGCGCTTCTGGCCGTCATGGCGGGCTTTTATGCGGTTTTCCATGGTCCCGAAGGTTTGAAGGCCATTGCGCAGGATGTGCATCTCAAGACCGTTCGTCTGGCCAAAGGTCTTGAGGATGCGGGGTTCACCATTACCTCGAAACATTTCTTCGACACGATCACAGTTCATGTAGGCGCGCTTCAGAACACCGTACTGAAATCCGCCCGCGAGGAAGGTATCAACCTGCGCCCGGTCGACAGTGAATATGTCGGCATCACACTGGACGAGGCTACCCGCCCCGCAGTGATCGAGGGTGTTTGGCGCGCATTCGGCATCACCCGCAGCTATGACGACAGCGACAATGAATACCGCCTGCCAGATGACAGCCTGCGGACATCAGAATATTTGACCCACCCCGTGTTTCATATGAACCGGGCAGAAACTGAGATGATGCGCTATATGCGTCGTCTGGCGGATCGCGATCTGGCCCTTGATCGCGCCATGATCCCGCTGGGGTCATGCACGATGAAGCTGAACGCGGCGGCAGAGATGATGCCGGTCACCTGGCGCGAGTTTGCATACATCCACCCAATGGCGCCTGACAGTCAGATCGGCGGCTATATTGAGATGATTGAGGATCTGAAACAAAAGCTGTGCCTGATCACTGGCTATGACGACATGTCGATGCAGCCCAATTCGGGTGCGCAGGGCGAATATGCCGGGCTTTTGACCATTCAGGCCTATCACCGCGCCAATGGGCAGGGGGATCGCAACATCTGTCTGATCCCGATCTCGGCGCACGGCACGAACCCGGCCTCGGCGCATATGGTCGATATGGACGTGGTCGTCGTGAAATCAGCGCCGAATGGGGATATCGACCTTGATGATTTCCGCGCCAAGGCGGAAGCGGCGGGCGACAAGCTGGCCGCGTGCATGATCACCTATCCTTCGACCCACGGTGTGTTCGAAGCCACGGTGCGTGAGGTGTGCCAGATCGTGCACGACCACGGTGGGCAGGTTTACATCGACGGTGCGAACTTGAACGCCATGGTGGGTCTATCCAAGCTGGGCGAAATCGGCGGCGATGTTAGCCACCTGAACCTGCACAAGACCTTCGCTATTCCGCATGGCGGCGGTGGCCCCGGCATGGGCCCGATTGGGGTCAAAGCACATCTTGCGCCGCACCTGCCGGGCAATGGGCTGATCGGGGAAGAGGGCGCGGTGTCTGCAGCACCCTTCGGTTCAGGTTCGATCCTGCCGATCAGCTGGGCGTATGTCCTGATGATGGGCGGCGATGGCCTGACGCAAGCCACAAAGGTAGCAATCCTGAACGGCAACTATATTGCTGCCCGACTGAAAGGCGCGTTCGACGTGTTGTTCACCGGGAACAATGGCCGTGTGGCGCATGAGTGCATCATCGACACGCGCCCCTATGCTGACAGCGCGGGCGTTACCGTTGATGACATCGCCAAGCGACTGATCGACAACGGCTTCCACGCACCGACGATGAGCTGGCCCGTGGCAGGCACGTTGATGATTGAACCGACCGAGTCCGAGACCAAAGCCGAATTGGATCGCTTCTGCGACGCTATGCTGGCGATCCGTGAAGAAATTCGCGAGATCGAAGACGGTAAGATCGACCCGGAAAACAACCCGCTGAAAAACGCGCCGCATACCTATGTGGACCTCGTGGGTGAATGGGATCGTCCTTACACGCGCGAACAGGGGTGTTTCCCGGCGGGCAGCTTCCGGGTGGACAAATACTGGTCGCCGGTCAACCGGGTGGACAACGCCTATGGCGACCGTCATCTGGTCTGCACCTGCCCGCCCTTGTCGGATTATGCCGACGAAAGCTAA
- the gcvH gene encoding glycine cleavage system protein GcvH: MKYTEEHEWLREEDGVYVVGITAHAAEQLGDVVFVELPEVGTTVSKDDEIVVIESVKAASDILSPLDGEVVEVNEAIVDEPTKVNEDAEGEAWFFKIKASDTSPLADYMDEAGYKKFIG, translated from the coding sequence ATGAAATACACCGAAGAACATGAATGGCTGCGCGAAGAAGACGGCGTCTATGTTGTGGGCATTACTGCCCACGCTGCCGAACAACTTGGCGATGTTGTCTTTGTCGAACTTCCCGAGGTCGGCACCACCGTTTCCAAGGATGACGAGATTGTCGTTATCGAAAGCGTCAAGGCCGCGTCTGACATCCTCAGCCCGCTGGACGGCGAAGTGGTCGAAGTGAACGAAGCCATCGTGGATGAGCCCACCAAGGTCAACGAAGACGCTGAAGGTGAAGCTTGGTTCTTCAAAATCAAAGCCTCCGACACCAGCCCGCTGGCCGATTACATGGACGAAGCCGGTTATAAAAAGTTCATCGGCTGA